The stretch of DNA TCATCGGGACGCTGATGATGACGAACACGGCACTCGCGGGCCCGTGGGCCAAGCGGAAGATCACCGCCGCGTTCACGGACCGCATCGCCGTCAACCGCATCGGCCCGTTCGGCCTGTTCATCATCGTGGCCGACGCCGTGCGGCTCCTCTCGAAGGAGCTCATCGTCCCCGAGGGCGTCGACCGCCCGGCGTGGGACCTCGCGCCGCTCGTCATCGCCAGCACCGCGCTGCTCGGCTTCGCCGTCATCCCGATGGGGAGCGGCATCCACCTCGCCGACCCCGAGGTCGGACTGGCCTACGTGTTCGCGACGGCGTCGATGGCCTCGGTCGGGCTCGTGATGGCCGGCTACGCCTCGAACAACAAGTACTCGTTCCTCGGCGGGCTGCGGGCGGTCGCCCAGAACGTCGCCTACGAGATCCCGCTGATCCTGACCGGCGCGTCGGTGGTCATCTTCGCGGGCTCGCTCCAGATGAGCGAGATCGTCGCGGCCCAGCAACAGAGCCTCGTCGGCCCGCTACCGTCCTGGTACGCCTTCGTGAACCCGTTCGCGTTCGTCCTCTTCCTGATCGCGAACCTCGCGGAGGTGGGCCGCAACCCCTTCGACATCCCCGAGGCACCGACCGAGATCGTCGCCGGCTACCAGACGGAGTACTCCTCGGTGTACTTCGTGCTCGTCTACCTGGGCGAGTTCATCCACATCTTCCTCGGCGGTGCCATCATCGCCACCATCTTCCTCGGTGGTCCGGCGGGACCGGTGCTGCCCGGGTTCGTCTGGTTCATGATCAAGATCTGGGCGGTGTTCCTGTTCACGCAGTGGGCCCGGTCGGCGGTCCCGCGCGTGCGCATCGACCAGCTCATCGAGATCGGCTGGAAGGGGATGCTGGTGCTGTCGCTCGCGAACCTGCTGCTGACTGCGGTCAT from Haloarcula litorea encodes:
- a CDS encoding complex I subunit 1/NuoH family protein; translation: MVGPLQSAPLPETLARLVGLNPDSVPVMILMSLIGAALIGTLMMTNTALAGPWAKRKITAAFTDRIAVNRIGPFGLFIIVADAVRLLSKELIVPEGVDRPAWDLAPLVIASTALLGFAVIPMGSGIHLADPEVGLAYVFATASMASVGLVMAGYASNNKYSFLGGLRAVAQNVAYEIPLILTGASVVIFAGSLQMSEIVAAQQQSLVGPLPSWYAFVNPFAFVLFLIANLAEVGRNPFDIPEAPTEIVAGYQTEYSSVYFVLVYLGEFIHIFLGGAIIATIFLGGPAGPVLPGFVWFMIKIWAVFLFTQWARSAVPRVRIDQLIEIGWKGMLVLSLANLLLTAVIVGVIA